In one window of Leptospira sp. GIMC2001 DNA:
- a CDS encoding cytochrome C biogenesis protein codes for MPLVILLTFFLFFSPSQSVSAQTTTINTTLTEPNQIREFMDSTERIRCICLPSLPIQGCSYNMCIVSSYLKTLIENRIRLGETSNEIVAKFENGFGDDIRSDSVFIHFEKEGNERMLNGLLYGFGAKIQAKPDSTWINLSLAGLGLLALIGIGFYVVQRKKSKSNISSSTAKTDQQMLDLEKKYLSEL; via the coding sequence ATGCCACTAGTTATTTTATTAACTTTCTTTTTATTTTTCTCCCCTTCGCAATCGGTTTCTGCGCAAACTACTACCATCAACACAACTCTAACTGAACCAAACCAAATTCGGGAATTCATGGATTCAACGGAACGCATTAGATGTATCTGCCTGCCCTCCCTACCTATTCAAGGTTGCTCTTACAATATGTGCATTGTGTCCAGTTATCTCAAAACATTGATCGAAAATAGAATTCGATTGGGTGAAACTTCGAATGAGATCGTTGCTAAATTTGAGAATGGATTTGGTGATGATATTCGATCGGATTCGGTTTTTATCCACTTTGAGAAAGAAGGCAACGAAAGGATGCTCAATGGCTTATTGTATGGCTTCGGAGCTAAGATTCAGGCAAAACCCGATTCCACTTGGATCAATTTATCCTTAGCTGGATTGGGACTGTTGGCTCTCATTGGCATTGGATTCTATGTAGTTCAGAGAAAAAAATCTAAATCAAATATCTCGTCCTCTACTGCAAAAACCGATCAACAAATGCTTGATCTTGAAAAAAAATATCTATCCGAACTATAA
- a CDS encoding TIGR04452 family lipoprotein, with amino-acid sequence MKKILFLFTILVSIGCANIYSPTGIKGSDAIKEIEEAQSSAGFLAFPILLSGISSTSTSTSSNVTCTADANAISPLATTTSTANFTTPGINEATVDLTTTASGGYFRSQAISDTVTFSSPISAKIITGTASCRYSIGTGFCGTTNLTSVSAGTTISSSFAGSITSTSSNSCLAIYCNGAATVRLKRQSTSTTSSGSTFNFTGLILGPEIFKSVAGIDESKYYKKESVEECKNSIVSISVLSSALLSARINQFSTDSTAAQACNSNSPSFADINLPAFSTEILQGESCKLEEVGFLGVI; translated from the coding sequence GTGAAAAAAATTCTATTTCTATTTACTATTTTAGTTAGCATTGGATGTGCTAACATCTATTCACCAACCGGAATAAAAGGCAGTGATGCCATCAAAGAGATTGAGGAAGCCCAGTCATCGGCAGGATTTCTCGCATTTCCTATTTTGTTATCTGGCATTTCTTCAACGAGCACATCTACAAGTTCAAATGTTACGTGTACAGCGGATGCTAATGCGATTTCTCCACTTGCGACAACGACATCTACAGCAAATTTTACGACACCAGGTATCAATGAAGCTACAGTAGATTTAACTACAACTGCATCAGGTGGCTATTTTCGTTCGCAGGCAATATCAGACACAGTTACTTTCTCATCTCCGATTAGCGCGAAAATAATTACTGGAACAGCATCCTGCCGATACTCAATTGGAACAGGATTTTGTGGAACTACCAATCTAACTTCCGTCTCTGCTGGCACTACCATCTCTAGCTCCTTTGCGGGATCGATTACTTCGACAAGCTCTAATTCTTGTCTTGCAATTTATTGCAATGGTGCGGCGACTGTTCGGTTGAAAAGACAATCGACCAGCACTACGTCGTCTGGAAGTACATTCAATTTTACAGGATTAATTCTCGGACCAGAAATTTTCAAATCTGTTGCGGGTATTGATGAAAGTAAATATTACAAAAAAGAATCGGTAGAAGAGTGTAAAAATTCAATCGTTTCGATTTCGGTTCTAAGTTCAGCTCTGCTCAGTGCAAGAATAAATCAGTTCTCGACTGATTCAACTGCAGCACAAGCATGCAATTCGAATAGTCCATCGTTTGCAGATATCAATCTTCCTGCTTTCTCAACTGAAATTCTGCAGGGTGAGTCTTGCAAACTTGAAGAAGTTGGTTTCTTAGGTGTAATATAA
- a CDS encoding IS3 family transposase produces the protein MKDNVLYFKVVKMCKTLEVSRSGYYNWKNRRLSKRKVFNMLLLSEIKRIHIESEEIYGSPKIYETLITEGYLCNRKLVERLMKLAKIRSKIKKKFRVVTTNSKHSNEISPNILNRKFNASKPGEVWCSDITYIEVKSRWFYLTTIIDLFNREIVGWDLSESLESNSLITCFDNAFNLHKPEPGCIFHSDRGIQFASREFRRKLQESEMKQSMSRKGDCWDNAVAESFFKILKSELIRHVRYDDMKQAKQSLFEYIEIFYNRKRIHSTLGFTSPSEFKKLYKMRTA, from the coding sequence ATTAAAGATAACGTATTATATTTTAAAGTGGTGAAAATGTGCAAGACTTTAGAAGTCTCTAGGTCTGGTTATTACAACTGGAAGAATAGAAGATTAAGTAAACGAAAAGTATTTAATATGCTATTGCTATCTGAGATAAAACGTATCCACATAGAATCAGAAGAAATATATGGTAGCCCAAAAATCTATGAAACATTGATTACAGAGGGATACTTATGTAATAGAAAACTTGTAGAAAGATTAATGAAATTAGCGAAAATTCGCAGTAAAATCAAGAAAAAGTTTAGAGTCGTAACAACGAACTCAAAACATTCTAATGAGATTTCTCCAAACATATTAAATCGAAAATTTAATGCTTCAAAACCTGGAGAAGTATGGTGTTCAGATATCACCTATATAGAAGTAAAATCTCGTTGGTTTTATTTAACTACGATAATCGATTTGTTTAATCGAGAAATAGTTGGTTGGGATCTAAGCGAAAGCCTAGAATCTAATTCACTAATAACCTGCTTTGATAATGCTTTCAATTTACACAAACCAGAGCCAGGTTGTATATTCCATTCTGACCGTGGCATACAGTTTGCATCTAGGGAGTTTCGAAGAAAATTACAGGAAAGTGAAATGAAGCAAAGTATGAGTAGAAAAGGCGATTGTTGGGACAATGCTGTAGCTGAATCCTTTTTTAAAATATTAAAGTCTGAATTGATAAGGCATGTAAGGTATGATGATATGAAACAAGCAAAACAAAGTTTATTCGAATATATTGAAATATTTTACAATAGGAAAAGAATTCATTCTACTTTAGGCTTTACTTCACCTAGCGAATTCAAAAAACTATATAAAATGCGAACTGCCTAA
- a CDS encoding transposase — MYQGPKDYPHEFKIQSLKRYLENGCRCNFTAKELGIPESTLRGWRTKYMAEVKQEIKPNKKGKKDYESLLIEKEKRIQQLEAENLILKKSIGIFTRDPQQK; from the coding sequence ATGTATCAAGGACCCAAAGACTACCCTCATGAGTTCAAAATCCAATCACTGAAACGGTATTTGGAAAATGGATGTAGGTGTAATTTTACTGCCAAAGAATTAGGAATACCAGAATCTACCCTTAGAGGTTGGAGAACGAAATATATGGCTGAAGTGAAACAAGAAATTAAGCCCAATAAAAAGGGGAAGAAAGATTATGAAAGTTTACTTATTGAAAAAGAAAAGAGAATCCAGCAATTAGAAGCTGAGAATTTAATTTTAAAAAAGTCAATAGGCATTTTCACAAGAGACCCACAACAAAAATAG
- a CDS encoding phosphatase PAP2 family protein, producing MEFSVLFENDLLFGIGILESLHAWDNYLGTFLYWISWIGHKLGSNIFFMALLSVTYLVFNPRLGIGLGYALLSAGIINSIAKFIFESPRPNGLSSEITNLQASAEEFAFGFPSGHVQATTVMWGFLFFRIKNIWVRSLAIYVILIMPFARMYMGVHYLGDCLGALFMGGLNLWFILWFTNRFPNFPDLGDSQITTRVTRTAVLVTIATTLSPVLLYNNQLSSGHIFSLNTLISSSAALGGFIIGTMLLKIGSFRTEIYWSSYKESLANPKESLAVRLLVLVFGLIFFYLIPGQILKSFDWGDEVLIRYFRYLIVGLFFVWIAPSILFYIKDGKYFKKNLNA from the coding sequence ATGGAATTTTCCGTTCTTTTTGAAAATGATTTACTTTTTGGTATAGGAATTTTGGAGTCTCTGCATGCTTGGGACAACTATTTGGGGACTTTTTTGTATTGGATTTCTTGGATTGGGCACAAGCTAGGAAGCAATATATTTTTTATGGCTCTTCTCTCTGTCACCTATTTAGTATTCAATCCTAGATTGGGAATAGGCTTAGGTTATGCATTGCTGAGTGCTGGGATCATCAATTCCATTGCAAAATTTATTTTTGAAAGTCCAAGACCGAACGGATTGTCCAGTGAAATTACGAATCTGCAAGCGTCAGCGGAAGAATTCGCTTTTGGATTTCCATCTGGACATGTCCAAGCAACCACTGTTATGTGGGGATTTCTTTTCTTTCGAATCAAAAATATCTGGGTTCGATCATTAGCAATTTATGTTATATTGATCATGCCTTTTGCAAGAATGTATATGGGAGTTCATTATCTGGGAGATTGTTTGGGCGCTCTATTTATGGGCGGTTTGAATCTTTGGTTTATTCTCTGGTTTACAAATCGATTCCCAAATTTCCCTGATTTGGGTGATTCTCAAATTACTACGCGAGTGACTCGGACTGCAGTTCTTGTAACAATTGCAACAACTCTATCACCAGTTCTTCTCTATAACAATCAATTGAGTTCTGGACATATTTTTTCTCTCAACACATTGATCTCTTCGTCTGCTGCACTTGGTGGATTCATTATAGGAACCATGTTATTGAAGATTGGTTCATTTCGAACGGAAATATATTGGAGTTCGTATAAAGAAAGCTTGGCGAATCCAAAAGAGTCTCTGGCAGTACGACTACTGGTTCTTGTTTTCGGATTGATATTTTTCTATCTGATTCCAGGTCAGATTCTCAAATCATTTGATTGGGGAGATGAAGTTTTAATTCGATATTTCCGTTATTTAATAGTAGGACTCTTTTTTGTATGGATAGCACCATCGATTCTATTCTATATCAAAGACGGAAAATATTTCAAAAAGAATTTGAATGCGTAG
- a CDS encoding TPM domain-containing protein, which translates to MKRINHFSILIIILASGFVNLLSSQELVSIPQLTSRVVDNAGIISQANKSLLEDRLATLEREKGSQLVVLTLPSTQPETIEQFSIRVAQKWKIGRKGIDDGVLLIVAKEDRKVRIEVGYGLEGAIPDVIAKRILNEFILPSFRKGEFEQGILNGCEYIAKLIRGESLPAAKPSSDTGLVRGVNEDDQWIFHAIFMGVGILFGSFGILLNLGGSKRRTLILLLIAILLTSILSRLLNSWVMATFITGIISFITGIFMMIFSGKRPGLLANSGYSGGYESSGGFGGSSSGGGGGFSGGFSGGGGSFGGGGSSGSW; encoded by the coding sequence ATGAAAAGAATAAATCATTTCAGTATCCTTATAATAATTCTTGCGAGTGGATTTGTTAATCTTTTGTCGAGTCAAGAATTAGTTTCCATTCCACAGCTAACTAGTCGCGTTGTTGATAATGCAGGTATCATATCACAAGCTAACAAGAGTTTGCTTGAGGATCGCTTAGCTACTCTGGAACGAGAGAAAGGTTCGCAGCTTGTGGTTTTGACTCTTCCATCTACTCAACCAGAAACTATTGAACAATTTTCTATACGAGTAGCTCAAAAATGGAAAATCGGACGTAAGGGTATTGATGATGGAGTCTTACTAATCGTTGCCAAAGAAGATAGAAAAGTACGTATTGAAGTGGGCTATGGGCTAGAAGGTGCAATTCCGGACGTGATTGCGAAAAGAATTCTAAATGAATTCATCCTCCCCTCTTTTCGAAAAGGAGAATTCGAACAAGGCATTCTCAATGGTTGCGAGTATATTGCAAAACTAATTCGTGGTGAATCATTACCAGCGGCAAAACCTAGTTCAGACACAGGCTTAGTCCGTGGTGTTAATGAAGATGATCAATGGATTTTTCATGCAATATTTATGGGAGTTGGAATACTATTTGGTTCTTTCGGAATTTTATTGAACTTAGGCGGATCCAAAAGACGAACCTTGATCCTTTTATTGATCGCAATACTATTAACTTCTATTCTCTCTCGCCTACTCAATTCCTGGGTAATGGCAACTTTTATTACTGGCATAATTAGTTTTATCACAGGAATTTTTATGATGATTTTTTCTGGAAAAAGACCAGGATTATTGGCTAATTCCGGATATTCAGGCGGATATGAAAGTAGTGGAGGATTTGGTGGCAGTTCATCTGGAGGAGGCGGAGGATTTAGTGGAGGCTTCAGTGGTGGCGGTGGTAGTTTTGGAGGAGGCGGTTCCTCAGGAAGTTGGTAA
- a CDS encoding DUF2237 family protein, which translates to MADMDESLNVLGKPLEPCSLDPLTGFFRNGCCDTSNEDFGSHTICTRVTEDFLIFSASAGNDLSTPRPEWGFAGLKPGDQWCLCASRWLEAYRGGFPPMVVLQSTHKRALEIVPLEVLERFALDGED; encoded by the coding sequence ATGGCAGATATGGATGAGTCACTGAATGTTTTGGGTAAACCTCTTGAACCATGTTCTCTAGATCCTCTGACTGGATTTTTTAGAAATGGATGCTGCGATACTTCGAATGAAGATTTCGGAAGTCATACAATTTGTACTCGCGTTACAGAAGACTTTCTTATTTTTTCTGCATCTGCTGGGAACGATCTGTCAACGCCTAGACCAGAATGGGGTTTCGCTGGACTTAAGCCCGGCGACCAATGGTGTCTATGCGCATCCAGATGGCTCGAAGCTTACCGAGGTGGTTTTCCACCCATGGTTGTTTTGCAATCAACTCACAAGCGAGCACTAGAAATAGTACCGCTGGAAGTTTTAGAAAGATTTGCTTTAGACGGTGAGGACTGA
- a CDS encoding MarR family winged helix-turn-helix transcriptional regulator, producing MKRFVSIKYIGRLGEFLDKRIQVELSKVGYPSLSASHFEILTFLFRKGDACNMSSIATEIQRKKPTVTILIQKLESLGLVKKTYSDTDKRETKIYLTNEGKKFRPIAYRISTKLLSLKSWGISPEESSTLDPILNKIYNHCQNQNL from the coding sequence TTGAAAAGATTTGTATCCATTAAGTATATAGGTAGGCTTGGTGAATTCTTAGACAAAAGGATTCAAGTTGAATTATCCAAGGTAGGCTATCCGAGTCTTTCGGCTTCTCATTTTGAAATTCTCACATTCTTGTTTCGCAAAGGTGATGCCTGCAATATGTCATCGATCGCCACTGAAATACAACGTAAGAAACCAACCGTAACAATCCTAATACAAAAACTAGAATCTCTTGGTTTAGTAAAAAAGACTTACTCTGATACAGATAAAAGAGAAACAAAAATCTATCTAACAAATGAAGGAAAAAAATTTCGACCTATTGCTTATCGAATTAGTACAAAACTTCTTTCCTTGAAAAGCTGGGGAATCAGTCCCGAAGAGTCCTCAACTTTAGATCCTATTTTAAATAAAATTTATAACCATTGCCAAAATCAAAATTTATAG
- a CDS encoding Ig domain-containing protein, with protein MGKLFIVLTLSSLISNCLFYHLEQDKIEEDGIGLIASLVGLIASSNSSNAAPSSLFYAGSPYSWTRDLEISTIAPTFNGSVSSCISSPILPTGILIDNLNCAISGTPTVSQSDSSYTITAANSNGSTTANINININVVLPPSSLSYVGSPYTFGVGQAITTLTPTFSGSITSCTSSPTLPSGLSIDNTTCAISGTPSGPQASTIHTITASNANGNTTTTIDIEALFL; from the coding sequence ATGGGGAAATTATTTATTGTATTGACTTTATCAAGTTTAATCTCTAATTGCCTGTTCTATCATCTAGAACAAGACAAGATTGAAGAAGATGGAATTGGATTGATCGCTAGTCTTGTTGGGCTTATTGCAAGTTCAAATTCATCCAATGCTGCTCCTTCTTCGTTGTTCTATGCAGGCAGCCCTTATTCCTGGACTCGAGATTTAGAAATTTCAACGATTGCTCCAACATTTAATGGATCAGTATCGAGCTGCATATCATCACCAATACTACCAACAGGAATTCTTATTGACAATTTAAACTGCGCAATCAGCGGAACACCTACGGTATCCCAATCTGATTCTAGTTATACGATCACTGCAGCGAATTCTAATGGAAGTACAACAGCAAATATCAATATAAATATCAATGTCGTCTTACCTCCTTCTTCTTTAAGCTATGTAGGCAGTCCTTATACTTTTGGGGTTGGTCAAGCCATCACAACTCTAACGCCGACATTTTCCGGATCGATAACCAGTTGTACATCATCTCCAACATTACCCTCAGGACTAAGTATTGACAATACAACATGCGCAATCAGTGGAACGCCTTCCGGACCACAAGCATCGACAATTCATACCATCACTGCAAGCAATGCGAACGGTAACACAACTACGACTATTGATATAGAGGCCTTGTTTTTGTAG
- a CDS encoding sensor histidine kinase — translation MLRRLLIFFYIIGISGELLSSPTPRFENGVLDIRSWNFSKPLKLEGDIQFYWNQLIDPNKAELNSEGSLIKIGTAWNVANENSDLRLQPHGYGTYRFKILTNKSEIYSLYIPTISTAYNFYINGDYILSVGKVGVSRSESIGFLHPQVIQLPQEEELEILIQVSNYDHIKAGLWRFIKIGKHTQINSFHDNAVALDFFIFGSFLIMSLYHFGLYILHRKDKSTLYFGLFLFILSFRSLVTGEHYLYQLLGVDNFSIDWGLRIEFFAFYLGIPTLLGYLYSIFPKQTNKIIFVSLFGLLLTLCLIVILFPANIFTKFTPHVEYLIIFTGIFGMYVLVKALVDKAEGSSIALFGFFVFFVFVLNDISYTRNFIDTGYYAHVGFFLFVLIQSFFISRRFAKAFDRVEDLSNNLEKLVEIRTNEYKIEKKKADEAGVWKDNLISLVAHDLRSPLASFYGAIELLEDEEMSRDEKKQIFKSSRAMIRHSLSTISHLLNLNRFQTGYFTLTKEKINLLELINSVVESMRSETEAKSQNVEIQIDKKYQANLDRFLIGEVIRNILLNAVKFSPESSTIVVQLSQINGNYALSIIDQGMGMTEETKKNLIAGNKQQSKYGTAGEKGFGIGMSICIQLIQAHGGSLHVESMLGEGTNVSIIGLEII, via the coding sequence ATGTTGAGAAGATTGTTAATATTTTTTTATATCATAGGTATTTCAGGGGAATTGCTCTCGTCCCCGACACCGAGATTTGAGAACGGTGTTCTGGATATTCGATCTTGGAATTTCAGTAAGCCATTAAAGCTCGAAGGAGATATCCAATTTTATTGGAATCAATTGATTGATCCGAACAAAGCTGAATTGAACTCTGAAGGATCTCTTATAAAAATTGGAACAGCGTGGAATGTGGCCAATGAGAATTCTGATTTAAGATTACAACCCCATGGATATGGTACGTATCGATTTAAGATTCTAACAAATAAATCTGAAATTTATTCACTCTATATTCCAACCATTTCCACGGCTTATAATTTCTATATCAATGGAGACTACATTTTAAGTGTTGGAAAAGTTGGTGTTAGCCGCTCTGAATCAATCGGATTTCTACACCCGCAAGTAATCCAACTACCTCAAGAAGAGGAATTGGAAATTCTAATTCAAGTAAGCAATTATGATCATATAAAAGCTGGTTTATGGAGATTTATAAAAATTGGAAAACATACTCAAATCAATTCTTTTCATGATAACGCAGTTGCATTAGATTTTTTTATCTTTGGTAGTTTTTTAATAATGTCTCTTTATCATTTTGGTTTATACATTCTTCACAGAAAAGATAAATCCACTTTATATTTTGGATTATTTTTATTTATTTTAAGCTTTCGTAGCTTAGTTACAGGTGAACATTATTTGTACCAACTATTGGGTGTTGATAACTTTTCAATTGATTGGGGTTTGCGAATTGAATTCTTTGCTTTTTACCTTGGAATTCCAACTTTACTCGGATACTTGTATTCGATTTTTCCAAAGCAAACAAATAAAATCATCTTTGTATCACTCTTTGGACTATTGCTCACACTTTGTTTAATAGTAATATTATTTCCAGCCAATATATTTACAAAGTTTACTCCTCATGTTGAATACTTAATAATTTTTACTGGCATATTTGGTATGTATGTTTTAGTGAAGGCTCTTGTGGATAAAGCAGAAGGAAGTTCGATTGCGTTGTTTGGATTTTTTGTTTTCTTTGTATTTGTATTGAATGATATTTCTTATACAAGAAATTTTATTGATACGGGATATTATGCGCATGTCGGATTCTTTTTATTTGTTTTGATTCAATCATTTTTTATATCAAGAAGATTTGCAAAAGCATTTGATCGGGTAGAAGACCTTTCCAATAATCTGGAAAAATTAGTAGAGATTCGAACCAATGAATATAAAATCGAAAAGAAGAAAGCAGATGAGGCAGGTGTCTGGAAAGACAATCTGATATCATTAGTTGCTCATGATTTAAGATCTCCTTTAGCATCATTTTATGGAGCTATTGAATTGCTCGAAGATGAGGAAATGAGCAGAGACGAGAAGAAACAAATTTTCAAATCATCACGTGCAATGATTCGACATTCCCTATCAACTATATCACATTTGCTGAACCTCAATCGATTTCAGACCGGATACTTTACACTGACCAAAGAAAAAATCAATCTCTTAGAACTCATAAATTCTGTTGTAGAATCAATGCGTTCGGAAACAGAAGCGAAGTCTCAAAATGTTGAGATTCAAATAGATAAAAAATACCAAGCAAACCTAGATCGCTTTCTTATTGGCGAAGTGATTCGCAATATCTTACTAAATGCGGTTAAGTTTAGTCCAGAATCCTCAACAATTGTTGTGCAACTCAGCCAGATAAATGGAAACTATGCGCTTTCTATTATTGATCAAGGTATGGGAATGACGGAAGAAACAAAGAAAAATCTAATAGCAGGTAATAAACAGCAGAGCAAATACGGAACTGCTGGAGAAAAAGGTTTTGGTATTGGTATGAGTATTTGCATACAATTGATCCAAGCTCATGGCGGAAGCCTTCATGTAGAATCAATGTTAGGCGAAGGAACAAATGTATCAATTATCGGATTGGAAATAATCTGA
- a CDS encoding enoyl-CoA hydratase/isomerase family protein, which translates to MIDFKIEDGIGIVELNINEGNSFDLVSFAELDRIINQIQNKSMYALIIRSSRSGVFSQGLDLQTLKNESDPKKIEDFLSYFFGILKKIYDLPIPVLSEIGGHALGYGAMIGLASDYRFGLEGSRWGLPEVKLGIRVPSFITFLLMNVIGQRLATQHVLEGNAIKTADAFRMGILDEIYKDTESLKTASLKFAKKFSKNSHSATVSTKQGFRYLDRDLSSIIDQDKRLTFDILNSPDAKEGIDSATSGRRPEFKSLIL; encoded by the coding sequence ATGATTGATTTCAAAATCGAAGATGGAATTGGGATTGTAGAACTCAATATCAATGAAGGAAATAGTTTTGATCTTGTGAGTTTTGCAGAGTTGGACAGAATTATCAACCAAATACAAAATAAATCAATGTATGCGTTGATTATTCGCAGCAGTCGTTCGGGTGTATTTTCACAAGGTCTGGATTTGCAAACATTGAAGAACGAATCTGACCCAAAAAAAATTGAAGATTTTCTAAGTTATTTTTTTGGAATATTGAAGAAAATATATGATCTGCCAATTCCAGTATTGTCCGAAATTGGCGGACATGCTTTGGGCTATGGTGCTATGATTGGACTTGCCAGTGATTATCGATTTGGATTAGAGGGTTCAAGATGGGGTTTGCCAGAAGTGAAATTGGGAATTCGAGTTCCAAGTTTTATCACTTTTTTATTGATGAATGTTATTGGACAGAGACTTGCAACACAGCATGTTCTAGAAGGCAATGCTATTAAGACTGCGGACGCTTTTAGAATGGGAATTCTTGATGAAATATATAAAGATACTGAATCTTTGAAGACAGCCAGCTTAAAATTTGCGAAAAAATTCTCGAAAAATTCTCATTCAGCAACTGTTTCCACCAAACAAGGATTTAGATATTTGGATCGTGACTTGAGTTCAATCATTGATCAAGATAAGCGATTGACTTTTGATATTTTGAATTCACCAGATGCTAAGGAAGGAATAGATTCTGCGACATCGGGAAGACGACCAGAATTCAAAAGTTTAATTCTATAA
- a CDS encoding lysophospholipid acyltransferase family protein, with product MSPEETVDSVEDLLLIPREIPKFLLKQLIDLVYDIEITGLDFIPKTGGAVLICNHTDYLDVPVQGANISRKIVYLAKYELFHPQEDIMNYIDSPKSPFSMPPLSFTKPLIRTLLNRMGSSFSKNMQHWGGMPIIRNHYGESMDKRAAMDYYNQLEDYMVGILKSGEILSIYPEGTRSETGIMSPFKALAAKIAIRAGVPIIPSGISGAHKMSEPEAFISGAAFRAKIKYNIGQPIPVKDFPTGPEKKAAKELTEELEKRVYYLKDHHERRGKPRKFVTKL from the coding sequence ATGAGCCCCGAAGAAACTGTAGATAGCGTTGAAGATTTACTCCTTATCCCGCGTGAGATCCCTAAATTTTTACTAAAACAACTTATTGATCTTGTCTATGACATTGAAATTACAGGCTTAGATTTTATTCCGAAGACAGGCGGTGCTGTTCTCATTTGCAATCATACTGATTATCTTGATGTTCCAGTTCAAGGAGCCAATATTTCCAGAAAGATTGTCTATTTAGCGAAGTATGAACTCTTTCATCCTCAAGAAGATATAATGAATTATATCGATTCACCGAAATCACCATTTTCTATGCCTCCATTGAGTTTTACGAAACCATTGATTCGCACACTACTCAATCGAATGGGAAGTTCATTTTCGAAGAATATGCAACATTGGGGCGGGATGCCTATCATCCGCAATCATTACGGTGAGAGTATGGACAAAAGAGCGGCAATGGATTATTACAATCAACTCGAAGACTATATGGTTGGGATTCTGAAATCTGGGGAGATTCTAAGCATCTATCCCGAAGGAACAAGATCTGAGACAGGAATCATGAGTCCTTTCAAAGCCTTAGCTGCAAAGATCGCGATTCGTGCTGGAGTTCCGATCATTCCGTCCGGTATCAGTGGTGCGCACAAAATGTCCGAACCTGAAGCGTTTATTTCGGGAGCGGCATTTCGGGCAAAAATTAAATACAATATTGGTCAGCCGATACCTGTAAAAGATTTTCCAACAGGACCAGAAAAGAAAGCTGCCAAAGAGCTTACAGAAGAATTAGAAAAAAGAGTTTATTATTTAAAGGATCATCATGAAAGAAGAGGTAAGCCAAGAAAATTTGTGACTAAGCTTTAA
- a CDS encoding LIC_13076 family protein, which translates to MKNRMTLFFAEKSINEMKYFYITFIISTTLYRCSSIQEISANKEDEIILASSSRSCKVIGEHARWKIGYGSFPLYIRNSDNLFPSSTKAYRVRESSKWYDVLISVVLGFSLTISKDTLVVEECPLPISLENKIAKSLDSDNELFQKLLQESIDNQLSVKQKEFDEVVEATLSQYEQKLKIRNDLPTIWLKGGKIFQGKILRQDAEGIEIEDAAGTKKTISKDQILKIKMR; encoded by the coding sequence ATGAAAAATCGAATGACATTATTTTTTGCAGAAAAAAGCATCAATGAAATGAAATATTTTTATATAACATTCATAATATCAACAACACTCTACCGATGTTCTTCTATCCAGGAGATTTCTGCGAACAAAGAGGACGAAATAATCCTTGCATCTTCGTCGCGTTCTTGTAAAGTGATTGGTGAACACGCGCGGTGGAAAATAGGCTATGGAAGTTTTCCGCTCTATATTCGTAATTCTGATAACTTATTCCCATCGTCTACTAAGGCTTACCGAGTTAGAGAATCCTCCAAATGGTATGATGTGTTAATATCTGTTGTCTTGGGTTTTTCCCTAACAATAAGCAAAGATACGTTAGTCGTAGAAGAGTGTCCGTTGCCGATCTCTTTAGAAAACAAGATTGCAAAAAGTTTGGATTCAGATAATGAGCTCTTCCAAAAGTTACTTCAAGAGTCGATAGATAATCAATTGAGTGTTAAACAGAAAGAATTTGATGAAGTTGTAGAAGCTACTCTTTCTCAATATGAACAAAAGTTAAAAATTAGGAATGATTTACCAACAATTTGGTTGAAAGGTGGAAAGATTTTTCAAGGCAAAATTTTACGTCAAGATGCTGAAGGAATCGAAATAGAAGACGCGGCAGGGACTAAAAAGACAATTTCAAAAGATCAAATCTTAAAAATCAAGATGAGGTAG